CAAGGAAGGCAAAGGTGTATCGGAGGTATTGGAAGCGGTCATTGCGCGGATTCCTCCCCCGTCCGGTGATCCGCGGGCGCCCTTCAAGGCGCTGATCTTCGATTCCTGGTTCGACAATTATCAAGGGGTGATCGTCCTTGCACGCTTGGTGGATGGATCGATTCGGCCGGGCATGAAGATCAAAGTCATGTCGAATGACCGGACGTTTGAAGTCATGGAAGTCGGACAGTTTACGCCCAAGCGAACCAAGAAGGCCGAGCTGCTGACCGGCGAGGTGGGGTACCTTTGTGCCAACATGAGAGAAGTCGCCGATGTCAAAATCGGCGATACGCTGACGGATGCCGTCACACCCACCGCCGCACCGTTTCCCGGGTACAAAGAAGTCAAGCCGTTGGTGTTCTGTGGGCTCTATCCCACCGACACCGGCCGATACGAAGATTTACGCGACGCGTTGGTTAAACTGCGTTTGAACGACTCCTCGTTCGTCTATGAACCTGAAACATCGCTCGCATTGGGGTTCGGCTTTCGCTGCGGATTTTTGGGCCTCCTGCACATGGAAATCATTCAGGAGCGGCTCGAGCGTGAATATAATCTCACCCTCCTCACAACCGCTCCGACCGTCGTCTATCGTGTGCTGACCACGAAGGGCGAAGTGCTGGAGGTCAATAACCCGACGCAGCTCCCGCCCCCCAGCAGTATCGACTCATTCGAGGAGCCGTTTATTTTGGCGTCGATCATTACACCGGAGCGGTACATGGGGGCCATCCTCCAGCTCTGTCAGGAGCGCCGCGGAATCCAGCAGGGCATGCATTTTCTCGACCCGACCAGAGTGGTGATCAGTTACGAACTGCCCCTCAACGAAGTCATTCTCGATTTTTACGATAAGCTCAAGTCGCGCACGCAGGGCTATGCCTCGCTCGACTATGAGTTGCTCGGCTACCGAGAGTCCGACCTTGTTAGGCTCGATATTCTCTTGAACGGGGAGGCAGTCGATGCCTTGTCGTTTATCACGCACAAAGAACGTTCCGTTCAGCGGGGGCGTCAGCTTGCCGAGAAAATGAAGGAGCTGATTCCACGGCAGATGTACGAGATCGCTATTCAGGCGGCGATCGGAAGTAAGATCGTGGCGC
The nucleotide sequence above comes from Nitrospira sp.. Encoded proteins:
- the lepA gene encoding translation elongation factor 4, whose product is MSSDLQSLIRNFSIIAHIDHGKSTLADRFLEATGAVTAREAKDQILDAMDLERERGITIKAHAVAIRYKAQDGKTYALHLIDTPGHVDFTYEVSRSLAACEGALLLVDATQGVQAQTIANVNLAMANHLTIIPVINKIDLASSDVEGTKQSISEVLQLDAADALPISAKEGKGVSEVLEAVIARIPPPSGDPRAPFKALIFDSWFDNYQGVIVLARLVDGSIRPGMKIKVMSNDRTFEVMEVGQFTPKRTKKAELLTGEVGYLCANMREVADVKIGDTLTDAVTPTAAPFPGYKEVKPLVFCGLYPTDTGRYEDLRDALVKLRLNDSSFVYEPETSLALGFGFRCGFLGLLHMEIIQERLEREYNLTLLTTAPTVVYRVLTTKGEVLEVNNPTQLPPPSSIDSFEEPFILASIITPERYMGAILQLCQERRGIQQGMHFLDPTRVVISYELPLNEVILDFYDKLKSRTQGYASLDYELLGYRESDLVRLDILLNGEAVDALSFITHKERSVQRGRQLAEKMKELIPRQMYEIAIQAAIGSKIVARETIGAMKKNVLAKCYGGDITRKRKLLEKQKEGKKRMKAVGSVDVPQEAFLAILRVGEE